GTGCGTATGGAGTTTTCCATTCCTTCCCGTTCCCTGATCGGCTACCGGGACGAATTCCTGACCGATACCAAGGGAACCGGCCTGCTGAACTCCTACCTGGAGGGCTACGGCGAACATCGCGGGGATTTCCCGTCCCGCCGTACCGGGTCCATTGTTTGCGACCGGGCAGGCTCTGCCGTGACCTATGCGTTGTTCCACCTGGAACCGCGCGGCCAGTTGTTCGTGCGACCCAACGACGCCGTGTATGACGGCATGATCGTGGGCGAGCGGAACAAGTCCGGCGACATCGAGGTGAACCCCTGCAAGGAAAAAAAGCTCACCAACATGCGCGCCTCTGGTAAGGACGAGTCCCTGATCCTCACCCCGGTGAAGCCCATGAGCCTGGAACGGGCCATCCACTTCATCGGTGAGGACGAGTGCGTGGAAGTCACACCCGAGTCCATCCGTCTGCGCAAGCTGGCGCTCACGGCCCAGGAACGCCGCCGCAACGAAAAGATCAAGAAAGGCGTTGCCTGATCCTGTTGCGGACCGCGTTGTGGTGGTCCCGGTGAAAAGGGCGGTTCCGATGGAGCCGCCTTTTTTGTTGCTGGTGGGGTCGGGCAACACCCCTTGTCCCGTGGTTGCGGGATTTTCCGGCTTTGCTACACTGCGGGACCAACAAGGAGATGCGCGTTCATGCGGATATTGCGGCGATTCATGCGGCCTTCCACACGGGCTTTTTTCGATGCGGCGGACGAGGCAGGAAAAAATTGGTACGAAAAGATCCACGGGTATTGCTATGCCCGCTGGCCTTACCTCTATATCGGCGTGGCCACGGGGTCTCGGAAGCTGGCCGCGCTCCTGACGCTGCCGCTTTCCCTCTGGGTGTGTCGACGCAACCCGCCATTTCCCGGGAAAGGGGACGAGCGTCCTTCGTTCGCGGATTCCTACCACGGCAAACCCATGCCCCTGGAGGACGCCACCCGGCTTGTAACACTGAATCGGTCCGTACACATGCCCGACCTGGAGCACGTGGTCCCCTATGCGCAGGCCCGGGAGATCATTCTGCGTAATCCGGAACGTATCGTTCTCTTGGACTGCCCCTGCCGTGTGGTGCGGAAAAATCCGTGTCTTCCGCTGGACGTCTGTCTGATCATCGGTGACCCGGTGGCTTCGTTCATTCTGGATCATCAACCCGAGCGCGCCCGGGAGATTACGCCAGAGGAAGCCGTGCGTGTGCTCAAGGAAACGGATGAGCGTGGCAACGTCCACCACGCTTTTTTCAAGGAAGCCATGCTCGGACGGTTTTATGCCATTTGCAACTGCTGCTCCTGTTGCTGCGGGGCAATGCAGGCCCAGCGCAATGGGATTCCCATGCTCTGCTCCTCGGGGTATGCGGCGCAGGTGGATGCCGAGCGGTGCGTGGGCTGCGGCAATTGCACCAAGTATTGCCAGTTCGATGCGTTGCGTCTGGAAGACGGACTGGTCCATGTGACCGGGGACTGCATGGGCTGCGGGGTGTGCGTGTCCAAATGCCCCAAGGACGCCCTGTCGTTGGTGCGTGCGCCCGAGCGCGGCACGCCATTGCAGGTGGAGCGCCTGGAAGATCTGGAGAATTCCTCGAAATAACGAGTGGTTGCTTCGGCATTGAAGGGCCGGACCGCAGCAGTGAACGCGTTGTTCTCTCTCCTGGCGGCAGGGTGCTGGCGGTTGCGCTGTGGCCCGGTTCAGTCTCCTTGTTGATGCAACCCGTTTGAACCGGATGTCAGGTGGTCAGCCCCTTCATGCTCAGGCTGATGCGTTTGCGGGAGGCGTCCACCTCCAACACACGGACATGCACCTGTTGTCCGGCTCGTACCACCTCTGCGGGGTCGCGCACAAAGCGGTCCGCCAGCTGGCTGACATGCACCAGTCCGTCCTGGTGCACTCCCACATCCACAAACGCGCCAAAGGCCGTGACGTTTGTCACAATGCCGGGAAGCTGCATGCCCGGTTCCAGGTCGCTCAGTTCATGTACGTCCGCAAAGGAAAACACCTCGAACCTGGCGCGTGGGTCGCGGCCCGGTTTTTCCAGTTCGGCCAGAATGTCGCGCAGGGTGGGCAGACCCACGTCACCGTCCAGGAACTGGTCCAGGTCCAGTTTTTTACGCTGTTCAGCATTGTTCATTAACTGTTCAACAGAAAGGCCCAGGCTTTGGGCCATGCCGCGCACCAATGCGTATCGTTCCGGGTGAACCGCGCTGGCGTCCAGGGGGTCGGTGCCGCCGTGCACGCGCAGGAATCCCGCGCATTGTTCAAAGGCCTTGGGACCGAGTCCCTTGACCTTGAGAAGTTCTCGCCGGGTGGTGAACGGCCCTTGGTGCTGACGGCGTTCCACAATGGCTTCGGCCACTTTGGGACCGATGCCGGGTACGGCCTGGAGCAGCTCCGGACTGGCCGTGTTCAGATCCACGCCCACGGCGCTGACGCAGCTTTGCACCACTTCGTCCAGGGCGCGGCGCAGGGCGGACTGGTCCACGTCGTGTTGGTATTGGCCCACGCCAATGGACTTGGGGTCGATCTTGACCAGCTCGGCCAGCGGATCCATGAGCCGCCGACCAATGGAAACCGCGCCGCGCACGGTGAGATCCAGATCCGGGAATTCTCGGCGTGCGGTGGCTGAAGCAGAATACACCGACGCACCCGCCTCGTTGACCATGATCACATCCACGGGGCGTGGCGTGGCGGCCTGGGCCGCAGGTCGGGCCTGGAGCGCGAGGTCGCGCACAAAGGTTTCGGTCTCGCGGGAGGCTGTGCCGTTCCCGATGGCCACGGCACGGATCGGAAAGCTTTCGGCAAGTGTGCGCAAGGTTTCCGCAGCCCGCTGTGCATCCGCCTTGCCCTTGGTCGGGTAAATGGTGGTGTGTTCCAGCAGTGCGCCCTGGGCATCAAGGACCGCGACTTTGGCCCCGGTACGAAAGCCCGGATCCAACGCCAGCACGGGGTGCGGTCCGAGAGGGGCTGCCAGGAGCAGCTCCCGCAGGTTGGCCGCGAACACGGCAATGGCCTGCTGGTCCGCGCGTTCCTTGAGCTGCTTACGCAATTCGTTTTCCAGGGAGGGGGCAAGCAGCCGCTTCCAGGCGTCGGCCAGCGCGGTTTCCAGTTCGCGGGCCGCGGCGTTACGTTTTTTGACCATGCCCCGCGTGAGCAGGGCCACAGCTTCCTGGTCATCCGGCCGCAGGCTCAGGTTGAGGATGCCTTCGGCCTCGCCGCGCAGGGCGGCCAGGGCGCGGTGGGAAGGAATGCGGGCAAAGGGTTCGTTGTATTCAAAATAGTCTCGGAATTTGGCGTTGTCCGGATCGGCTTCCTTTTTGCCGCGGGCCAGCCCGGTGTGCAAGCGGGCGCGGCGTTCAAACAGCGTTCGCAGGGCTTTGCGTACCCGGGCGTCCTCGCTGACCCATTCAGCCACAATGTCCCGTGCGCCGGCCAGGGCCGCGTCCACGTCCGGGACGCAATGATCTTTGTCTTCGTCCGGGCGAAGATACGCTTCGGCCGTGCGGCGCGGATCAAATTCCTCTTGCAGGTAAATGCGCCGGGCCAAGGGTTCCAATCCCCGTTCCCGGGCCATGGTGGCGCGGGTGCGGCGTTTGGGCCGATGCGGAAGGTACACGTCCTCAAGCGCGGCCAGATCCGGTGCAGCGTTTACGGCTTTGTGCAGTTCGTCCGTGAGCAGGTCGCGTTCTTCCAATGATTTCAGAATGGCGCTTCGCCGTTTGTCTAGCTCCTGATACCGTTCGGCCAGGTCGCGGATGGCCGTAACAGCCACCTCGTCCAGTGAACCGGTGGCCTCCTTTCGATACCGGGCGATAAAGGGAATGGTGGCGCCCTGCTCCAGCAGTTCAAGGACGGAGCGGACGCCGTTGCGGGGCAGGGAAAGTTCCTGGGCCAGACGTTGGGTGTGGTCGGTGCTCATTGTTTTGTTTCAAGGGTTGGGGGTGCGGTGCCGATGGCCTGGGGGCCGGGACGATCTTCAGCCGTGTTGGAGCCGTTGGTCCATGTGTTCGAAAAAGGCGCGTGCGCACGCGGTTTCCGTTTCCTGCAGGAGTTGAAACGGGTGCGCGAAGTCCGTGTCTCCGACCGCGAACACGCCGTGTCCGTGTACAACCGCCACCCCGTATTTGGTCAGAGCGTGGGGCAGGGTTTGGCAAAGGCCCGTGGGACCGGTGCCCACTTCGCCGGGTATGATGGGTACGGCGCAGGGACCGGGGATGTCCAGAAAACGTTCTTTGGGACATCGCAAATGGCATTCCCCGGCGCGGCCCACATCGCAGGTCGGGGCATCCGGTTCGTTGCAGCGCATGGAGAGGATGACGGAAAAGGGGGGATGGCCGTGCAGAATCGTTCGAATTCGCGGGTCCAGAGCGTAGGTGCGTTCATGCGCCAGGCATTCGCTGGACGCGGTCATGCCTTCTGTGGAGGATCCGTCCAGGGGGCAGGCGTCCACACAGTCCTCAAGCTGGTCCAGAAAGCTGCCTGTCTGGGAAATGAGCATGGTTTGTCCGCTGGATTCCGAACAAAGGCAGGACACGTTGCCGAACGATGAGTCCACCAGTCCGTGTTCCACCACGGCACGGCCCGCTTCCGTCATGGCCGCAAGCGCGGCGGCGCGGTCGGCAAATGGTCCGTGTTCCGGCGTGGGGTGGGGCTTGGCCGGTTCGGTATCCGGGTGGGCATGCTTGCGAAGGCGTTGGTACAAGGCCAGGCGCTTCTGGGAGATGTCTGCGGGATCGGATTGCAGCAATTGGGAGGCAAAGAGCACAAACAGCGCAAAGCAGGTGGAACTGATCGAAACCAGCGCCTGTTCCGGCACCATGCTGCCCAAAGCCAGAACGCCCAGGCCCGGAATGACGCAGCTCTTGCGGTCGGCCAAAGCGGTTTTCGCCAGGTTGGGATGAAGCGTCGCGCACACGGGGATGTCATGCAGAAAGGTCCGGGTTTCGCAATCCCTGGGCGTGATCCGGGCGGGATCGGAACCCTGATCGGCCAGAGCTTCCCGTCCGAGCAGGTCCAAAAGGGGGGCATAGGGAAACGCGGGCCGTACCAGGGTCAGGGCCGAGGCGCCGGACGCGGTGAGGATGCTCTCCAGTATTGCGCGTTGTCCGGCTTCGTGCGGTTCCGTTCGATTCCACACCAGCGTGTTGTCCAGCGCGGCCAGCAGGGGCGGTTGTCCGGCATGGACCAGTCCGGTGCGAACAAGCCGGGTTTCGCACCGCATCAGCGCGTCCTGCAATGGTCCGGCGTCCGGGCATGCGGATTGTGGCAATGGGGCATGGGGCGGTGGGGAATGGCGACCATCAAGGGGACGGCCCTGTCGGTCCAATCCACGGATTTGGTAATAGCGTTCCCGGGCCGCGAGAAATGCACGGCGGGAAAGAGGATCCGGGGCGGACGTCTGTCCAGCTGTTTGCTTTCCCTTGTGTTTCGGGGTGAAGAAACGGGACGGCAAATCGTCGTGAACAGCGGTAAACCCGTTGGCCGCGTTGATGCGGCGTTCCTCAAGGACCACCTGTTCCCCGCAGCGGGCCAGAGCCAGGGCCGATGCCTGCTCGGTGTCCAGGCCCGTGACCGCACGCATGGCGCGGGCGTATTCTTCCAGCCCCGGCCCGAAAAACAAGCGGCGGCACACGCCCAGACTTTCCAGGGCCGCAATGTGGTCCTCGGCCAGCTTGACCATGCGCGCCTTGCCCGCAAAGCTGTGGCGGTCCGTGGGGGCTGGTTTGCGCAGTATTTCATGGCTCAAGGGAAGGGCGCCCTCCGCGCATCCCCCGCGGGTGGAAACGGCGCAGGCCAGGGCAAAGCCGTAGGAGCCGCGTGGGTCCAGGCCGGGCAATTCCAGTCCTTTTACCGTCATGGCGATTTCGGGCCGTCCCGCGTGCCGTGCCAATGCTTCGGCGCCGTGACAGAGCGGCGTGGTTCCGAGGGCCATGGCCTGAAGCAGCTCCAGGAGTTCGTCCGGGGCGATGTCCTGGCCGCGCAACTCGGCAAGGCAAGCCAGGGTTGCGCCCGCGGAAACAGGATCCATGCCCCATTCCATGCATTGCCGATGGGCGTGAACCGCTGCGTCCAGGTCGGCATTGCCCAACAGCGCCGTGAAATGGTTCAGGGCGTGGAATCCTGGGAGGGAAAAGCCGGATTGGTCTTCGAGGGCCGGAACCACCCGTGTGCAGCCCACCGGGCAGGAGGCGCAGTCATGCTTATGGGAACGGTACGATCGTCCCAGGGCCGGACCATTGCAGCCGGACCGGCCGGAAAAGCATGTTGCCCGAAAATGTTGCACCGCTGCGGCATGTCGGGCATGCACGGGATCAAACAGGGCGGCCTCGCCGTATCGGTGCAGCCCGTAACGGCCCATGAGCGCGGGAGAGGCCATGATCAGCCTGGTAATGTCCCTCTTCGCCCGTTCCAGGCCTTCGGGGTCGGCGCACGGCACGGCTTGGGTGCCGCGAATTGCGATGTATTGCAGGCGTTTCACGGCAAGGGGGCGGCCCAATCCGGTTCGTTGGGCGGCGTGGTGCCGGTCCACCAGGATCGAGGCAAAGGCGCAGCCGTTGACGGCCGCCTGGCCGATGCAGGCCGTGGAGCCGAATTCCTCCAGCGCTGTGAAGATGTGTGAGGCAGGGGACCGGGCCAGCGTATGAGCCGGAACCAGCCGGGCCTCTTGATCGCGGATTTCCAGGCCGCAGGGATGCGGGCTGTGGCCGGTGATGACCACGGCATCCCATCCGGCCTGCTTCAGCTCCTGCCCGAACCGTCCGCCCGCCGCGGCATGCCCCACGGCTCCCGTGAGCGGGGAACGAGTGGTGATGTGAACGGAGCCAGTGCCGGGGACCGTGGTTCCTGTGAGCGGTCCGGCGCAAAAGCTTATGGGCATGTCGGGATGGTCCCAGGCCAGGGACGCGCAGGGGGAGAGGAAGAACGCGCCCAGCCCTCGCCCGCCCAGCCAGTGGAGCCT
The Paucidesulfovibrio gracilis DSM 16080 DNA segment above includes these coding regions:
- a CDS encoding Tex family protein, which encodes MSTDHTQRLAQELSLPRNGVRSVLELLEQGATIPFIARYRKEATGSLDEVAVTAIRDLAERYQELDKRRSAILKSLEERDLLTDELHKAVNAAPDLAALEDVYLPHRPKRRTRATMARERGLEPLARRIYLQEEFDPRRTAEAYLRPDEDKDHCVPDVDAALAGARDIVAEWVSEDARVRKALRTLFERRARLHTGLARGKKEADPDNAKFRDYFEYNEPFARIPSHRALAALRGEAEGILNLSLRPDDQEAVALLTRGMVKKRNAAARELETALADAWKRLLAPSLENELRKQLKERADQQAIAVFAANLRELLLAAPLGPHPVLALDPGFRTGAKVAVLDAQGALLEHTTIYPTKGKADAQRAAETLRTLAESFPIRAVAIGNGTASRETETFVRDLALQARPAAQAATPRPVDVIMVNEAGASVYSASATARREFPDLDLTVRGAVSIGRRLMDPLAELVKIDPKSIGVGQYQHDVDQSALRRALDEVVQSCVSAVGVDLNTASPELLQAVPGIGPKVAEAIVERRQHQGPFTTRRELLKVKGLGPKAFEQCAGFLRVHGGTDPLDASAVHPERYALVRGMAQSLGLSVEQLMNNAEQRKKLDLDQFLDGDVGLPTLRDILAELEKPGRDPRARFEVFSFADVHELSDLEPGMQLPGIVTNVTAFGAFVDVGVHQDGLVHVSQLADRFVRDPAEVVRAGQQVHVRVLEVDASRKRISLSMKGLTT
- a CDS encoding 4Fe-4S binding protein, translated to MRILRRFMRPSTRAFFDAADEAGKNWYEKIHGYCYARWPYLYIGVATGSRKLAALLTLPLSLWVCRRNPPFPGKGDERPSFADSYHGKPMPLEDATRLVTLNRSVHMPDLEHVVPYAQAREIILRNPERIVLLDCPCRVVRKNPCLPLDVCLIIGDPVASFILDHQPERAREITPEEAVRVLKETDERGNVHHAFFKEAMLGRFYAICNCCSCCCGAMQAQRNGIPMLCSSGYAAQVDAERCVGCGNCTKYCQFDALRLEDGLVHVTGDCMGCGVCVSKCPKDALSLVRAPERGTPLQVERLEDLENSSK
- a CDS encoding aldehyde ferredoxin oxidoreductase C-terminal domain-containing protein, whose protein sequence is MRPLASFGGWTGRYLHVDLNRQKCREYPLPMDARLHWLGGRGLGAFFLSPCASLAWDHPDMPISFCAGPLTGTTVPGTGSVHITTRSPLTGAVGHAAAGGRFGQELKQAGWDAVVITGHSPHPCGLEIRDQEARLVPAHTLARSPASHIFTALEEFGSTACIGQAAVNGCAFASILVDRHHAAQRTGLGRPLAVKRLQYIAIRGTQAVPCADPEGLERAKRDITRLIMASPALMGRYGLHRYGEAALFDPVHARHAAAVQHFRATCFSGRSGCNGPALGRSYRSHKHDCASCPVGCTRVVPALEDQSGFSLPGFHALNHFTALLGNADLDAAVHAHRQCMEWGMDPVSAGATLACLAELRGQDIAPDELLELLQAMALGTTPLCHGAEALARHAGRPEIAMTVKGLELPGLDPRGSYGFALACAVSTRGGCAEGALPLSHEILRKPAPTDRHSFAGKARMVKLAEDHIAALESLGVCRRLFFGPGLEEYARAMRAVTGLDTEQASALALARCGEQVVLEERRINAANGFTAVHDDLPSRFFTPKHKGKQTAGQTSAPDPLSRRAFLAARERYYQIRGLDRQGRPLDGRHSPPPHAPLPQSACPDAGPLQDALMRCETRLVRTGLVHAGQPPLLAALDNTLVWNRTEPHEAGQRAILESILTASGASALTLVRPAFPYAPLLDLLGREALADQGSDPARITPRDCETRTFLHDIPVCATLHPNLAKTALADRKSCVIPGLGVLALGSMVPEQALVSISSTCFALFVLFASQLLQSDPADISQKRLALYQRLRKHAHPDTEPAKPHPTPEHGPFADRAAALAAMTEAGRAVVEHGLVDSSFGNVSCLCSESSGQTMLISQTGSFLDQLEDCVDACPLDGSSTEGMTASSECLAHERTYALDPRIRTILHGHPPFSVILSMRCNEPDAPTCDVGRAGECHLRCPKERFLDIPGPCAVPIIPGEVGTGPTGLCQTLPHALTKYGVAVVHGHGVFAVGDTDFAHPFQLLQETETACARAFFEHMDQRLQHG